One genomic window of Magnolia sinica isolate HGM2019 chromosome 3, MsV1, whole genome shotgun sequence includes the following:
- the LOC131241140 gene encoding protein NUCLEAR FUSION DEFECTIVE 6, mitochondrial-like isoform X4: MAAAATCLRTVFRSSSFRNAAVKIAADAKASRSPFPRLSKQKPKPSRLTRSPMAMSCCVESLLPLHSANALAILNSMLAVYRRNYWLYEDG; encoded by the exons ATGGCCGCCGCAGCGACCTGCCTCAGGACCGTATTCCGGTCCTCATCTTTCCGTAACGCCGCAGTAAAAATCGCTGCGGATGCCAAAGCCTCTCGCTCTCCTTTTCCTCGCCTCTCCAAACAAAAACCTAAGCCTTCTCGCCTCACCAG GTCTCCCATGGCGATGAGTTGCTGCGTGGAGTCGCTGCTGCCGCTGCACAGCGCCAATGCTTTGGCAATCCTCAATTCAATGCTTGCAGTTTATCGCCGCAATTACTGGCTCTACGAAG ATGGATGA
- the LOC131241139 gene encoding uncharacterized protein At4g28440-like, whose amino-acid sequence MATATKTPMRKPVFTKVDQLKPGTTGHTLTAKVVSSKPVLQKGRAASTHTRPTRITECVVGDETGTIVFTARNEQVDLMKPDTTVILRNAKIDMFKGSMRLAVDKWGRVEVTEPAKFVVKEDNNLSLVEYELVSVVDEGP is encoded by the exons ATGGCGACGGCGACAAAAACACCCATGAGAAAGCCCGTATTTACGAAGGTGGACCAGCTAAAGCCCGGAACGACTGGCCACACGCTGACAGCGAAGGTGGTGAGCTCCAAGCCCGTGCTGCAGAAGGGCCGAGCAGCGTCCACACACACCCGCCCCACTCGCATCACCGAATGCGTTGTCGGTGACGAGACCGGCACCATCGTTTTCACCGCTCGAAACGAGCAAG TTGACTTGATGAAGCCAGATACCACTGTGATTTTGAGAAATGCGAAGATTGATATGTTTAAGGGGTCGATGAGGCTCGCGGTCGACAAGTGGGGTCGAGTTGAAGTCACCGAACCTGCCAAGTTCGTGGTGAAAGAAGATAACAATTTGTCCCTTGTTGAGTATGAATTGGTGAGCGTCGTGGATGAGGGACCATGA
- the LOC131241140 gene encoding protein NUCLEAR FUSION DEFECTIVE 6, mitochondrial-like isoform X3: MAAAATCLRTVFRSSSFRNAAVKIAADAKASRSPFPRLSKQKPKPSRLTRSPMAMSCCVESLLPLHSANALAILNSMLAVYRRNYWLYEGL, from the exons ATGGCCGCCGCAGCGACCTGCCTCAGGACCGTATTCCGGTCCTCATCTTTCCGTAACGCCGCAGTAAAAATCGCTGCGGATGCCAAAGCCTCTCGCTCTCCTTTTCCTCGCCTCTCCAAACAAAAACCTAAGCCTTCTCGCCTCACCAG GTCTCCCATGGCGATGAGTTGCTGCGTGGAGTCGCTGCTGCCGCTGCACAGCGCCAATGCTTTGGCAATCCTCAATTCAATGCTTGCAGTTTATCGCCGCAATTACTGGCTCTACGAAG GGCTGTGA
- the LOC131241140 gene encoding protein NUCLEAR FUSION DEFECTIVE 6, mitochondrial-like isoform X1 has translation MAAAATCLRTVFRSSSFRNAAVKIAADAKASRSPFPRLSKQKPKPSRLTRSPMAMSCCVESLLPLHSANALAILNSMLAVYRRNYWLYEGGFGPLLATLVSNFFIMLLVN, from the exons ATGGCCGCCGCAGCGACCTGCCTCAGGACCGTATTCCGGTCCTCATCTTTCCGTAACGCCGCAGTAAAAATCGCTGCGGATGCCAAAGCCTCTCGCTCTCCTTTTCCTCGCCTCTCCAAACAAAAACCTAAGCCTTCTCGCCTCACCAG GTCTCCCATGGCGATGAGTTGCTGCGTGGAGTCGCTGCTGCCGCTGCACAGCGCCAATGCTTTGGCAATCCTCAATTCAATGCTTGCAGTTTATCGCCGCAATTACTGGCTCTACGAAG GTGGATTTGGACCTCTTCTGGCCACCCTGGTTTCTAATTTCTTTATTATGCTGCTTGTCAATTGA
- the LOC131241140 gene encoding protein NUCLEAR FUSION DEFECTIVE 6, mitochondrial-like isoform X2 — protein MAAAATCLRTVFRSSSFRNAAVKIAADAKASRSPFPRLSKQKPKPSRLTRSPMAMSCCVESLLPLHSANALAILNSMLAVYRRNYWLYEGQDETR, from the exons ATGGCCGCCGCAGCGACCTGCCTCAGGACCGTATTCCGGTCCTCATCTTTCCGTAACGCCGCAGTAAAAATCGCTGCGGATGCCAAAGCCTCTCGCTCTCCTTTTCCTCGCCTCTCCAAACAAAAACCTAAGCCTTCTCGCCTCACCAG GTCTCCCATGGCGATGAGTTGCTGCGTGGAGTCGCTGCTGCCGCTGCACAGCGCCAATGCTTTGGCAATCCTCAATTCAATGCTTGCAGTTTATCGCCGCAATTACTGGCTCTACGAAG GCCAAGATGAAACTAGATGA